From the Candida dubliniensis CD36 chromosome 2, complete sequence genome, the window AGATTCGTTGTTTCCATTAGTCATCGAATCATCTGTAGAGATTCCGATTTCTACGATTGTTACCAAATAACTCAATCGGTGCCTGTATTGATcatcatttctttttatttggtAGTGGAAGCAAACGTAGAAATTCAAGGCACAAGATATAGAGGAATCTGTAACCGATATTCACCTGGTTATCATTCCGTGATGCTCCATTGTCAATTAAAGTGGGAACCAATAATATCTCATTTATTCGACTTCCTATGGTGTCAAGAACTTCCTTCTTCCAACTCTCTAGAATACCTTTACACCATCGTTAATTCATCTAGTAAGAGAAAACTTTCTCTTTTGTTTTACTCCTTGAttcaaaatctttaatattaatataaacAGATAGAAAATTATTACTGATTTTAGGGAATAAAGTGTGGACTCCACATAATTCTCCTGAAAGCTAAGATTAGTATAATGGTGTGGCATTTTGTTGTTCGCGCTTATCTTTTTTATCAGCCAAAGATGTATGCAATTCCGATCGGAAATCAATTTTGcacaagaaaaaaaaaaccaccaaaaaaacaacacgGTAACGATCCCGACAAGATCGCATTTTTCTTAAAGATTTTTTCTTAGGagatataaaaatattttctttagaTGGAATAGATAAGTAGAATTCCATcccctttctttttagaaTACAACTTCTAATTATTCCAAACCATTATCAACCATTCAACATGTATTATTCAGCAATATGTATATCTGTTGCCATAGCAATTGTTTTACTACCATTTTTGATTCCTATCCGACTAAAAAACCCCGTATGTCGCAAAATTAAAGCTTCACTAATAGTTGGCTTgattatttcaatattagCAGCAGTAGCCCCAGAAACAGCCCAAATAGGAGCTCCATTTCATAAGTATGGAAGGTCAAAAATTGCATTTTTTGGATGCAACTACCAAATAATGTTAACTACCGCTCGATTTTGCCCATCAAACGCCACCTTTGAATGGTGTTATTGCAACAATTTTCCAGCATTTGCTACTCTTGCTCATTGCTATCAAGTGGGTCATCCTAAAGAAATAGAATCCTTGATTTCCATGTGCAAGCCATTCAACAAAACCATAACAATGTCCACTGTTAACCATGCCGAGGAGTATTACAAGAACCATGCAAAACCTGTAGATGAATTTCACAAACTTCCTAATTATAGccaaattgattttccTGTGCAGTTGAATGAGTCCGAGgtattcatttttaaacaaTCATATGAACAATTCTTGGGGAATTACGACGAGTCTGTGGATTACGGGTGGTACCTAGTATTATACTGGGTAGTTGTGCTAGCAGTAGTAAGCGTAGGTAACTGGAgtaaaataatttttcctAATTTCACCAAAAGTTTGACAGATCCAGTTAGTAATTGGTACAGAAAACACATCAGCACTCCTGCCACAGGTTCTAGAAACAAAACTAAAGAGCTTCACATAGCAAGAGGCTTTGATATGTTAGCGCCTTCAAGGtttgaaacaataatattaacaGGTATGACAGTATTATGTctaaaatttttcattgggGATTTTCAATACGCTGAGAATAATCCACTTTTTCATTCTAAAACCAATGCTTTATTGAGGTTTTATGGTGTCAGATCAGGTTTGCTTGCAAGTGCTCTAATGCCTTTATTGATTCTATTTGCAGGAAGAAACaattttcttcaatggATGACTCGATGGGATTATTCAACCTTTGTTATGTTTCATAGATGGATATCAAGAATCATTGTGGCACTATCCTTAGTGCACACGGTGTGTTACACATTATATTTGAAACAGCACTCAAAAAAGCCTGAGGCGTATATTTATTGGGGGTTTACTGCAATGGTGGCAGGTCTTATTATTTTGGTTCAAGGTTTGCTAGTATTGAGAAGAAGATGGTATGAATTGTTTCTAATATTGCATATTATTTTGGCTGTAGTTTTCATTGGCGGGGCTTGGATGCACGTCGAGGCATTATATTGTGTCTGGTTTTATTACACCTCAGCTGCAATTTGGGCATTTGATAGAATAATCAGGATTTGTCGACTTATTTCCTTTGGGTTTCCAAAAGCACAAGTTTATTTGCTACCAGATGAGACACTTAAAGTGATTGTACCAAAGCCAGACAATTGGGAAGCTGTTCCTGGTGGTCATGCATTTATCCACTTCTTGAAATTTGATTGCTTTTGGCAAAGCCATCCATTTACATACACCACATCAGAAAAGGATATCGCATTATTCATAAAGGTAAAGAAGGGAGTcacattatcattatttcgGTATTTGAAATCCAAAGAAAACTGCTTTGCTAGTATTCGAGTAGCAATTGAAGGATCTTACGGCGAGTCGACCCCTGCAAAGAATGCAGATATGGCAGTTTTCATTGCTGGTGGAAATGGAATACCTGGGATATTTGCTGAGGCACTTGATATAAATAGACACCAAGAGCTGAAACATAAAGTGAAGTTGATTTGGGTGGTCAGAGAATATAACTCATTGCTTTGGTTTTATGAAGAGTTGATGTCACTAAAAAATACCGAAATCAAAACaactatatatattacCCGACCTGGTATATTGgtagatgaagatgattttaaaaaaagaatgcaAGGAATAAGCCAAGGTATGGAAAATGAACTACAACCCTTATTGCAGAAATCGGTACCGGCTTCCTATAATTCAGAACCAGTGAATTCAACCGACGGAATActcaacaaaataaagGAAGAGCTATTTCACATAAAAATGATTGAAGGAAGACCAAATATCGAAAAAGTAATTGAAACATGCATTGAGGAAAGTTCAGGATCAGCATGCTTTGTTACGTGTGGACATCCCGCAATGGTAGACGATATAAGAGTCGCAGTAgctaata encodes:
- a CDS encoding ferric reductase transmembrane component precursor, putative (Similar to S. cerevisiae FRE2); its protein translation is MYYSAICISVAIAIVLLPFLIPIRLKNPVCRKIKASLIVGLIISILAAVAPETAQIGAPFHKYGRSKIAFFGCNYQIMLTTARFCPSNATFEWCYCNNFPAFATLAHCYQVGHPKEIESLISMCKPFNKTITMSTVNHAEEYYKNHAKPVDEFHKLPNYSQIDFPVQLNESEVFIFKQSYEQFLGNYDESVDYGWYLVLYWVVVLAVVSVGNWSKIIFPNFTKSLTDPVSNWYRKHISTPATGSRNKTKELHIARGFDMLAPSRFETIILTGMTVLCLKFFIGDFQYAENNPLFHSKTNALLRFYGVRSGLLASALMPLLILFAGRNNFLQWMTRWDYSTFVMFHRWISRIIVALSLVHTVCYTLYLKQHSKKPEAYIYWGFTAMVAGLIILVQGLLVLRRRWYELFLILHIILAVVFIGGAWMHVEALYCVWFYYTSAAIWAFDRIIRICRLISFGFPKAQVYLLPDETLKVIVPKPDNWEAVPGGHAFIHFLKFDCFWQSHPFTYTTSEKDIALFIKVKKGVTLSLFRYLKSKENCFASIRVAIEGSYGESTPAKNADMAVFIAGGNGIPGIFAEALDINRHQESKHKVKLIWVVREYNSLLWFYEELMSLKNTEIKTTIYITRPGILVDEDDFKKRMQGISQGMENELQPLLQKSVPASYNSEPVNSTDGILNKIKEELFHIKMIEGRPNIEKVIETCIEESSGSACFVTCGHPAMVDDIRVAVANNIDNKEGKRVDYYEQLQVWA